Genomic window (Verrucomicrobiota bacterium):
ACCAAAGCGGTAACTCCTCAGACTTCGTTACCGCAGTCCAGAGCGGTGACTCGCTACGTTCGTCCCCGCACTGCGCGTTTCCGACCACCCAGGAGCCGTCCACGCTTTGCCAGTATCCGAACGGCGCCCCCTCCTTGTTCAGCGGCATGCGATGGTTGTTGTCGTCGGTGTAGAGTTGGAAGGCCAATTGCAGTTGGCGCAGGTTGTTCGCGCAGGCGATGGAGTGCGCCTTGCTCTTGGCTTGTGACATGGCGGGCAGAAGCAAGCCCGCCAGAATCGCGATGATCGCGATCACGACCAGCAGCTCGATCAAGGTGAAGCCGGCCGAAGGCTTTGGATTGTCAGCACGCGTCGGCCCAGGCCGTACCGCCGGAATTCCCGGAGCCAAAGCGGTGACTTCGCAGACTTCGTCACCGCAGTCCATAGCGGTGACTCGCTCTGCCCGTCCCCGCACCTTGGCCCGTCGAAGCACGGCGAAGGCGGCTCCAAACCGCTGGCGTGCCTCCCGCTTCGGCTTGCTGGAAGGAAGGAGGGACGTGGTTTTCATAAGCCGCTGCGAAGTTAATTGTTCAGCATTTGTTCCGTCGTCGCAATGCGCTTCTATTGGGGTATGACGGAAAAGTTTCGGATTGTTACAGGTAGAATATGCGATTCTTTGGCGCAGACGTTTGCCGATCAAATGACCAGCGGCGCAACCCGGCGCGTATCCGGCATCTCGGGGTGCCGCTTGCCTTTCGGTTCTACGCGGACTAACCTCTTTGCCGAATCGAAACTGGATCGAAGCTCTGTGATACCGCTGATCGAACAGAACCGAAACGCGCTCGTCCGCTTGTGCCGGCAGTTCCGCGTTGAGCGACTGGAACTTTTTGGCTCCGCAGCCAAAGGAACCTTCCAGCCGGAGGCCAGCGACGTAGATTTTCTCGTAACGTTTGCCGATGCCCAGCCGGGCACCTACGCGGATCGGTATCTCGGCCTGTTGCTCGCGTTGCAGGAGTTGCTGCAGAAGGAAATTGACCTTGTGACCGAGCGGTCCATCCGCAACCCCTACTTTAGAAAGGCCGTGGACGCGACGCGCCAGCTTATCTATGACGGACGAGGCGAAGAAGCTCTTGCTTGACGTCCTGCTGGCCTGCCAGGCCATCGAGAGCTTCGCGGCAGGCCGGAGCTTCGCCGAATACCAGGCGGACGAGCAATTTCGCGCCGCCACCGAACGCAAGTTTGAGATCATCGGCGAAGCGCTTACCCGTCTGGGCCGGACAGCGCCCCATGCTATCCAGCGGATTTCCGAAGTGCCCGCAATCGTCGCCTTTCGAAACCGGATCACCCACGGCTACGATTCGATTGACGACTTGGTGGTTTGGGACATTGTGCAACAAAAGGTCCCGGTGCTGAAGGCGGAGGTGGAAAAGTTGCTCCGAGAAGGAGAAGACGAGTAGGAGCCGGAGCGCGGACACACTGACGAAAGCCGAGGTCCACCGGGAGGTGTGCGGGCCTGCCGTTTAGGGCTTGCTAAGTTCTGGCGAGGTAAAACGGTCACGCGCGACGCGGTTCTCCACAATCCAATGACGCTGGCGTGTTATCGGAGTTCTCATTCCACCGTCATCGCCATGAGCACGTACGACGCCTCGGTCTTCGCGGACACCAGATCGGCATGCGAAATCTCCCAGTCCGGGTGCGGGTTGGACCAGGTGTATCTGTAAAGCCAGACCGACCAGTGAAGAGAGTTGGCGAACGGGTTGGTGCCGATCCACACGACTTCAGCCTGCTCCGGCGCGTACTCCGGCGCGGACCAATCGCCCCCCACCTGCACCCGGTTTTGGATCGCGAGCTTCTCGGTCTGACCATTCGCATAGGCGACGATCAACGTGGCCAACGATGATCAGGATGCAACCGGGCAAGTTGTTGCCAATGGAAAGCAGCCGCGAACCAATCCAAGGCGCCCGCCGCCGCCTCGGCCTCTTGTTCGTACCACGTTTGGATTTCGGACTTCGGATTTCGGATTTTTGTGTCAAGCGCTCCCAGGCCGCCGTGATCTCCTCCAGCTTTAACGGCGTCCAACCGCCGGTGCTGTCTAGGCGACTGCCCGAAAGGAGCTGAGCCAAGTCCACGGCCTCACGCGCGGTCAAACCGGAGGACGGCAGCTTCACGGTCTTGTAGGCTCTCTCGTCCAGGGTGTATCGGCCTTGCACGAGCGGGGTGACGGGCATGCCGGACGCCGCGTCCCAGACTTGCGCCTTGGCCATCTCCCCTTCGAGAATCACAAAACGGCTTGTCTCGTCGAGCCAGGCTTGCATCGGCACAAGCTTCATGCTGATCGGGTGCAGCGGGATGTCCAGTCCGCTAAGAAGGCTGCGCACACGAATGAGGTTGTTCATTTCTCTTGAGAGCGACACCTCGCTGCGCGCCCCCACTTCGTTGATGGCCGCGGTCTGAAGCGGCTTCAGCGGAACGGGCGGCCCGGCCTCGCGGTGCAGGTCCCAGACATAGACCAGGAACTCCGGATGCCTTGTGAGGAAGTAACGTCCGCTGCCGCTGAACGCGCTCACGCCCCCGCCCATCACGAAACTGATCGGCGGCGTGAGGGGCTGGCCGGTGTCCGCATCCCACACGCGCCGGAGATTGTCCTGCGAGAACGTGAGCACACGCCGTCCGTCGGGGCTAAACATGGCGTACTGGACGATCTGATCGTGCGGGATAGGCGGAGTCAGCGGATTGGCGGTCGCAGCGTCCCAAATCCGCGCCGTGCGATCACGGCCGCAGATGATAAGTCGATCCCCCGCGGGACTGAACGCGGCCGACATAAGAAGCCTCGGGTCCATCAAGGGCTCGCCCACTGGCGCCATTTCAATTTCGGATTTCGAAGGTTGAGCCTCCTCACGTCGGCTGCTACGAGGCTGGTTGGTGGCCCAATTCCAAATCCGCCCGCCGATTACTGCCACGTTGGAGTACGGGCTGACGAAG
Coding sequences:
- a CDS encoding DUF86 domain-containing protein, with translation MTDEAKKLLLDVLLACQAIESFAAGRSFAEYQADEQFRAATERKFEIIGEALTRLGRTAPHAIQRISEVPAIVAFRNRITHGYDSIDDLVVWDIVQQKVPVLKAEVEKLLREGEDE